Proteins found in one Fusarium oxysporum Fo47 chromosome V, complete sequence genomic segment:
- a CDS encoding fungal-specific transcription factor domain-containing protein: MTTSIYDAMNVPHIPGVHPVAIPRPQVGIERLPTRRMSNEPRESMNCKSCRKRKIKCNRLRPSCEACQVFQCPCIYDAVPKKRGPKTDVLEALLKRVDGLEAKLREKGEDDVSLASSNLPGAGKGEASENGSQVTEVGESIIKRATVDARASPGDTASLSPHTPIARDLSPPPAQAEVLLDTYFARFHGKPYYIVDESSIRQRLQLNQLPRFLSFAISAVAARHTTDPSGYQAAANLSEDLAARARREINTDEPSIDGLQALLLLVSAFTATGKGKKAYMLMTSATGMAMALEIHKETDGQARMTPVEREMRRRLFWTCYLLDRFQATGSKRPSLISDNTIMLRLPSWSPNSSSLPVEGEFFQTGSNLQYFQGSDKKPQGSMGMLIDITRVLGNTNRYLAAGGVKGDSHFPWHTLSTISKIRQDLDVWASGTEDVFSNLGTLFGQADSTILLLSKVIYHLIHCLIYRPFLPIDLAELAETGQHQSWQIEATNMCFLHANAIMELIQLGKQSGIVDWPAFIGYCVCTAGTVHVHGAHYSQQGNQGEFNVFSSAAEFLSREMQFLSELRYAWATIQHQRETLQDISHAHGELVKALSRSSMRYTPGFHSEDFFDRYSNIGGPGGPSFSFDAANLRLADVAVDMGAGPTAEDTLRNNDGLQRPSLKRKNTAPPGPINRRRPDVKVISSLAPSASGLPTPGTARRSFSYTSGGMPHSSPGLLATPTSIPTHHENQEMYTMHDHMGGDASANNAAVAAAAAAGFTMSPTSHAVSSHNMHPMGGAPFSPPYSYGSGSSITNAGPGMINEANGGYDAMFGTVPTNAFGSPAAWHGDDSHTKMHLNQIRPAATSPGARSNNGSTGTGPGEEKDPFLALLEQLAENENRSQNGHGGDLDFFLGNSTVNP; the protein is encoded by the exons ATGACTACTTCCATATACGACGCCATGAACGTTCCTCACATACCCGGAGTCCACCCCGTGGCCATTCCCCGACCTCAAGTTGGCATTGAGCGCCTTCCAACTCGTCGCATGAGCAATGAGCCACGCGAATCAATGAACTGCAAGTCGTGCCGAAAGCGAAAG ATTAAATGCAACCGACTCCGACCTTCCTGCGAGGCTTGCCAGGTGTTCCAATGCCCTTGCATTTATG ACGCGGTCCCCAAAAAGCGTGGACCAAAGACAGACGTATTGGAAGCACTTTTGAAAAGAGTTGACGGGCTCGAGGCGAAGTTGAGAGAAAAGGGCGAAGACGATGTGTCGCTTGCAAGCTCAAATTTGCCAGGAGCTGGAAAGGGAGAAGCTTCTGAGAATGGTTCTCAAGTCACTGAAGTTGGCGAGTCGATAATCAAACGTGCCACAGTCGATGCGCGTGCATCTCCTGGCGATACGGCATCACTTTCTCCGCATACTCCAATAGCTCG TGATCTGTCCCCCCCTCCAGCCCAAGCTGAGGTCTTGCTCGATACATATTTCGCCAGGTTTCATGGGAAACCATACTATATCGTCGATGAATCCTCTATTCGACAAAGACTTCAACTCAACCAGCTCCCTCGATTCCTCTCCTTTGCCATTTCAGCCGTAGCAGCGAG ACACACCACCGACCCTAGTGGGTATCAAGCGGCTGCCAACCTTAGTGAAGACCTTGCAGCACGGGCTAGACGAGAGATCAACACCGACGAGCCATCCATAGATGGATTGCAGGCGCTTCTGTTGTTGGTCAGTGCCTTCACTGCGACaggaaaaggaaagaaggCGTACATGCTTATGA CAAGTGCCACTGGTATGGCCATGGCGCTAGAGATACATAAGGAAACTGACGGGCAGGCTCGAATGACTCCAGTTGAACGCGAGATGCGACGCCGACTCTTTTGGACTTGTTACTTGCTTGACCGGTTTCAAGCAACCGGCTCGAAGCGACCCAGCCTAATTAGCGACAACACTATTATGCTGCggcttccttcttggtcGCCCAACTCATCCTCGCTACCCGTCGAAGGCGAGTTCTTTCAAACAGGCTCGAACCTCCAGTACTTCCAGGGCAGTGACAAGAAGCCCCAGGGAAGCATGGGCATGCTCATCGACATCACACGTGTTCTTGGAAACACAAATCGATATCTTGCCGCTGGTGGCGTCAAAGGCGACTCTCACTTTCCATGGCACACACTCTCCACAATATCCAAGATCCGTCAAGACCTAGATGTTTGGGCTTCTGGAACTGAAGACGTCTTTTCCAACCTTGGCACGCTTTTTGGACAGGCCGACTCGACTATCCTCCTGCTCAGCAAAGTTATCTACCACCTGATCCACTGTCTCATTTACCGACCGTTTCTCCCTATCGACCTTGCAGAACTTGCAGAGACAGGACAGCACCAATCCTGGCAGATTGAAGCCACTAACATGTGCTTCCTTCACGCCAACGCGATCATGGAGCTGATCCAACTTGGAAAGCAATCAGGAATTGTTGACTGGCCGGCATTTATTGGATATTGTGTCTGCACAGCAGGAACAGTTCACGTTCACGGAGCCCACTACAGTCAGCAAGGGAACCAAGGCGAGTTCAATGTCTTCAGCTCGGCAGCAGAGTTTCTGTCAAGAGAGATGCAGTTCCTGAGTGAGCTGCGGTATGCCTGGGCTACAATACAACACCAACGCGAGACACTTCAAGACATTAGCCACGCACATGGCGAGTTGGTGAAGGCTTTATCTCGCAGCTCAATGCGCTATACACCTGGGTTCCACAGCGAGGATTTCTTCGATCGGTATTCCAACATTGGAGGACCGGGTGGCCCGTCTTTCAGTTTCGATGCAGCCAATCTTCGCCTTGCAGATGTTGCAGTTGACATGGGTGCTGGACCAACAGCTGAGGACACCCTCCGAAACAACGATGGACTACAGCGACCGAGTCTCAAGCGCAAGAATACGGCTCCACCAGGACCTATCAACCGGAGACGACCTGACGTGAAGGTTATTTCGAGCCTCGCACCCTCTGCGTCGGGACTACCTACTCCAGGCACTGCTCGACGATCATTCTCGTATACGTCGGGAGGGATGCCGCATTCATCGCCTGGCCTCCTTGCAACACCAACCTCAATCCCGACCCATCACGAAAACCAGGAGATGTACACTATGCATGACCACATGGGTGGTGATGCATCCGCAAACAATGCTGCAGTCGcggcggcagcggcagcaggTTTCACCATGTCACCCACGTCGCATGCCGTTTCATCTCATAACATGCACCCAATGGGTGGCGCACCTTTCAGCCCACCTTACAGCTATGGCTCAGGGTCAAGCATTACAAATGCTGGACCAGGTATGATCAATGAAGCGAACGGAGGCTATGATGCTATGTTCGGAACAGTGCCCACCAACGCCTTTGGCAGCCCAGCGGCGTGGCACGGCGATGACAGCCATACCAAGATGCACCTCAATCAGATTCGACCGGCAGCGACGAGCCCTGGAGCGCGAAGCAACAATGGCAGTACTGGAACAGGCCCaggagaggagaaggacCCATTCCTggctcttcttgagcaaCTGGCCGAGAATGAAAATCGATCGCAGAACGGGCATGGAGGCGATCTTGACTTTTTCCTCGGTAACTCAACCGTCAACCCTTGA
- a CDS encoding major facilitator superfamily domain-containing protein: MHSPAQTSGSGSAAPGPSSNPRDDTPFTSEETPLLAGSSSSSRSSSAVRLSTQKDSNSRHVETQSKVHIPLARGIAIGVSLWLLIFLTACNMSGMTLIQGAIASQLGSHGSSAMWFTSAYLIPMSSLAPVAGRLATIFPPRTLILPIAVLIATGGLICTVSTSFGTFVTGRVIAGTGGAGVLSLAIIIGLELASEKSRGLVLGLINAGFTAGVSFGAIVFGGLMPVVGWRPLFWGQIPFAFATGLGVFISIPAAAEAHDTKTSTRQKLARIDYLGAGLLTMSIVLFLYAIADEIQTIPLCIAPVILLLFLAVENYLVADPIIPVKVLSSWGILFSCFAQLGLMIARWSVLFYAPIFMLAVRGSSPAAAGSILIPTNIGFGLGGILVGWLHVRRDGAFWLPSISALAIFTVSTYVLSLISTTSLPLALFVVVVLINGLATGGGVNYTLAHILHLSHDDTRYIATSLLGTFRGSGSSFGTAVAGGIFYRLLRVNLVSGFLQLDGGEHLSHARQRLVSSLINTPGLVHGGDLSPVEQNIAIEGYAGATRGVWQAMATLGVVVVLFQALTGKKAPDDKRGDEQPDEEAARAVVAENEGVGEA; the protein is encoded by the exons ATGCATTCTCCGGCGCAGACTTCCGGCTCCGGCAGCGCCGCACCGGGTCCGTCCTCTAACCCTCGCGACGACACGCCTTTCACTTCAGAGGAGACGCCCTTGCTTGCTGggtcaagctcaagctcgagATCAAGCTCGGCAGTACGGTTGAGTACGCAGAAGGATAGCAATTCTCGTCATGTTGAGACTCAATCTAAAGTCCACATCCCACTTGCGAGAGGAATTGCGATAGGAGTGAGCTTGTGGCTCCTCATCTTCTTAACAG CATGTAATATGTCTGGTATGACTCTGATTCAGGGCGCCATTGCATCTCAACTTGGCTCCCACGGTTCATCTGCCATGTGGTTCACCAGTGCCTACCTCATTCCCATGTCTTCTCTCGCTCCTGTAGCAGGGCGCCTGGCAACCATCTTCCCACCCAGGACTCTTATTCTCCCCATTGCGGTTCTCATAGCCACTGGTGGACTGATCTGTACCGTCTCGACTTCGTTTGGTACATTTGTTACTGGCCGGGTCATTGCAGGTACAGGCGGTGCTGGAGTTTTGTCACTCGCCATTATTATTGGGTTGGAGTTAGCCAGCGAGAAGTCGAGAGGTCTTGTGCTAGGCTTGATTAACGCGGGCTTTACTGCTGGTGTTTCCTTTGGTGCTATCGTATTCGGGGGTCTGATGCCAGTTGTAGGATGG AGGCCACTGTTCTGGGGACAAATCCCTTTCGCTTTCGCCACAGGTTTGGGAGTATTTATCAGTATACCCGCTGCAGCAGAAGCACATGATACCAAGACATCTACTAGACAGAAGCTCGCGCGAATCGACTATCTTGGGGCTGGCCTTCTA ACTATGTCTATCGTGCTGTTTCTCTACGCAATCGCCGATGAGATCCAAACAATACCCCTGTGTATCGCACCCGTCATCCTTCTGCTCTTCCTTGCAGTTGAGAACTACCTGGTAGCAGATCCCATCATACCCGTCAAGGTTCTCTCTTCATGGGGTATCTTATTCTCATGTTTCGCACAGCTAGGTCTCATGATAGCCCGTTGGAGCGTTTTGTTCTACGCGCCTATATTCATGCTTGCAGTTCGAGGCTCTTCTCCAGCAGCTGCAGGCTCCATCCTCATTCCTACAAACATAGGATTTGGTCTGGGTGGCATCCTCGTCGGCTGGCTTCATGTGCGCCGAGACGGTGCTTTTTGGCTCCCGTCCATTTCAGCCCTTGCCATCTTCACTGTGAGCACCTATGTACTATCACTTATTAGTACCACGAGTCTTCCTCTTGCTCTCTTCGTCGTAGTCGTTCTGATCAACGGCCTTGCGACGGGTGGAGGAGTCAACTACACCCTTGCGCATATTCTGCAcctcagccatgatgataccCGATACATCGCCACCAGTCTACTGGGTACGTTCCGAGGCTCGGGTTCAAGTTTCGGCACTGCGGTGGCCGGCGGTATCTTCTACCGCTTACTGAGGGTTAATCTTGTGTCAGGATTCCTCCAGCTGGACGGTGGTGAGCATCTGAGTCATGCTCGACAGAGACTGGTGTCTAGCTTGATTAACACGCCAGGGTTGGTGCACGGCGGTGACTTGAGTCCGGTAGAGCAAAACATTGCGATAGAAGGCTATGCTGGCGCTACGAGAGGCGTCTGGCAGGCCATGGCCACGCTGGGTGTCGTGGTCGTTTTGTTTCAAGCTCTGACAGGAAAGAAAGCACCTGACGATAAGCGGGGAGATGAGcagccagatgaagaagcagcaagGGCTGTTGTAGCTGAGAACGAGGGTGTCGGTGAAGCGTGA
- a CDS encoding major facilitator superfamily domain-containing protein — protein sequence MSDSASTDDGGIPDRGPVVFAVTTATLVLATVFVAARMVSRTFIVRNVTWDDRVMILAWLFAFFLSFTICFGVHNGLGRHDENIDPNRLPALRRCEYVFSILYNPALMATKTSVLIFYLRLAKHTQRVLRFASWLTLAVVNIAGVILTFMNVFQCRPTQAAWDVNYDERAKCIPLLTEFICSSPVNIVTDLAILALPIPVLTGMRLPSRQKTILVLTFTVGIFVTVVDVVRIYYLQQAITAPTSTTADPQSRFGGQTDFAWNASRSLMWSAVEVNVGMMCACVPTLKPLVLKLLPSMLYDPNGTRASTPKGPNDSDTPSTGHRASIQQPPPVAQTGAQPLNANAPMSAMEFLTTPFDEPGSTRPAQRGYQSNGTFQTSTTMTSSTGTVEGVYFGFVNMTKPKSMLKCNKKQSFKYCTIVSILFLLWGISYGLLNTLNNVIAKVDNMTTAETLGMTSVYFGGGYFFGPLLVGEWILRRDEHNRSKRHKANGHDSVGGFKVTFIVGLCFYGIGTVIFWPSAVTQSYAGFMLSNFVVGFGLSILEVGANAFLILCGPPEYGETRVLMAQGIQGTGSVLSGLLAQKVFFKGIVEQNNATSMTLINVQWTYLGITLLCVALGLFFYYMPLPEVSDRELEQSAKHLPMDPQKKRGGLQLRTWSLILAVVAQYTYVAAQECFSIYFRSLMISILPNTPNTGEQATEGAGDIPNPDKPPGITLSIPDYLLIAHTAFAVSRFMAAGLAYLSVYRSRFPRPRTILTACIAGCFVFALLPVVVRPPNPNLLVIPIVLFYFFEGPIYPLIFAIGLRGQGRRTKRAAAFITMGSSGPGFFPFIMYGIIKHGGTVRTAFIVVIVLQAVCMSYSVFLQFIGDAKQLVDPCPAVRDALRQPDEEMPSPMETAIAGRARRQSTMKEKSQGFLDKVSHGTKVISAKFLSTRRRSSQPSIHQCEDSRDNAAS from the coding sequence ATGTCCGACTCGGCCTCCACCGACGATGGAGGCATTCCCGATCGTGGGCCGGTCGTCTTCGCTGTTACAACGGCCACTCTCGTCCTCGCTACAGTCTTCGTCGCAGCACGAATGGTCTCACGGACCTTCATTGTTAGGAATGTCACTTGGGATGACCGCGTCATGATCCTCGCATGgctcttcgccttcttcctctccttcaccATCTGTTTCGGCGTTCACAATGGCCTCGGACGACACGACGAAAACATCGACCCGAACCGCTTGCCTGCCCTTCGCCGTTGCGAATATGTCTTTTCCATCCTGTACAATCCCGCGTTGATGGCCACCAAAACCTCCGTACTCATATTCTACCTCCGTTTGGCCAAGCACACCCAAAGAGTCCTTCGATTTGCCTCTTGGTTGACACTTGCGGTCGTCAATATTGCTGGTGTTATTCTCACCTTCATGAATGTTTTCCAATGCCGTCCGACCCAAGCCGCCTGGGATGTTAACTATGACGAACGCGCGAAATGTATACCACTACTTACTGAGTTTATATGTTCTTCACCCGTCAACATCGTTACGGACCTGGCCATTCTCGCTCTACCTATACCTGTCCTCACCGGCATGCGCCTCCCTTCTCGCCAGAAAACAATTCTGGTCCTCACCTTTACCGTTGGAATATTCGTTACCGTTGTCGATGTGGTCAGAATTTACTACCTTCAGCAAGCCATTACAGCACCAACCAGTACAACTGCCGATCCCCAGTCTCGATTTGGTGGGCAGACCGACTTCGCCTGGAATGCTTCGCGTTCGCTTATGTGGAGTGCCGTTGAGGTTAACGTTGGTATGATGTGCGCCTGCGTCCCGACATTGAAGCCTCTGGTCCTCAAGCTGCTCCCCTCCATGCTCTACGACCCCAATGGAACCCGCGCCAGTACACCCAAGGGGCCCAACGATTCAGATACGCCGTCAACGGGTCATCGCGCCAGTATTCAGCAGCCCCCTCCTGTCGCGCAAACCGGCGCACAGCCTCTCAATGCTAATGCTCCCATGAGCGCGATGGAATTTTTGACGACACCTTTCGACGAACCAGGCTCAACTCGTCCTGCGCAACGTGGTTACCAGAGTAATGGGACCTttcaaacatcaacaaccatGACGTCTTCAACCGGAACTGTCGAGGGTGTTTATTTTGGCTTCGTCAACATGACAAAACCTAAAAGTATGCTCAAATGCAACAAGAAGCAGTCATTCAAATACTGCACAATTGTGTCCATCTTGTTTCTTTTATGGGGAATATCATATGGTCTACTCAATACTTTGAACAACGTCATTGCGAAAGTCGACAATATGACCACAGCTGAAACACTTGGCATGACGTCTGTATACTTCGGAGGTGGTTACTTCTTTGGACCCCTGCTAGTGGGCGAATGGATTCTTCGGCGCGACGAACACAACCGATCGAAGCGACACAAGGCCAACGGCCACGACAGCGTTGGTGGCTTCAAAGTTACTTTTATCGTCGGGCTATGCTTTTATGGGATTGGAACTGTCATCTTCTGGCCCTCGGCTGTTACACAATCATACGCCGGATTCATGCTCAGCAACTTCGTTGTCGGGTTTGGTCTATCAATTCTAGAGGTTGGCGCAAATGCATTCTTGATACTTTGCGGCCCCCCCGAATACGGCGAGACTCGCGTGCTCATGGCGCAAGGTATCCAAGGCACTGGCAGTGTTCTTAGCGGCCTGCTGGCCCAGAAGGTCTTCTTCAAGGGCATTGTGGAGCAGAACAACGCGACCAGCATGACACTCATCAACGTGCAATGGACGTACCTAGGAATCACACTCCTGTGTGTTGCCCTCGGGCTCTTCTTCTACTACATGCCACTTCCCGAAGTGAGTGACCGTGAGCTTGAGCAATCTGCCAAGCATCTTCCGATGGATCCTCAGAAGAAAAGAGGCGGTCTACAACTTCGCACATGGAGTCTTATCCTCGCCGTTGTTGCTCAATACACTTACGTTGCTGCCCAGGAGTGTTTCAGCATCTACTTCCGCAGCCTCATGATATCCATACTCCCCAACACACCCAACACTGGCGAGCAAGCAACCGAAGGTGCAGGCGACATTCCCAACCCCGATAAACCACCTGGCATCACACTCTCAATACCCGATTATCTCCTCATCGCGCATACCGCCTTTGCCGTGTCCCGCTTCATGGCAGCTGGCCTTGCATATCTCTCCGTATATCGTTCCCGCTTCCCACGACCCCGTACCATCCTCACCGCCTGCATCGCTGGCTGTTTCGTCTTTGCCCTTCTTCCTGTGGTTGTCCGTCCACCCAACCCTAACCTTCTTGTTATACCCATCGTTCTCTTTTACTTCTTCGAGGGCCCTATATACCCTCTTATTTTTGCCATTGGTCTCCGTGGTCAAGGTCGACGCACCAAGCGTGCTGCCGCCTTTATCACTATGGGTAGTTCCGGCCCCGGGTTCTTCCCCTTTATCATGTATGGCATAATTAAGCACGGAGGCACCGTCAGAACGGCTttcatcgtcgtcattgTCCTCCAGGCTGTTTGCATGTCCTACTCGGTCTTTCTCCAATTTATTGGCGACGCCAAGCAACTCGTCGATCCTTGCCCTGCGGT